The Cucumis melo cultivar AY chromosome 6, USDA_Cmelo_AY_1.0, whole genome shotgun sequence genome includes a region encoding these proteins:
- the LOC103483198 gene encoding rhodanese-like domain-containing protein 4, chloroplastic isoform X1 translates to MEALNAASLSPLAVLSDRKREPKKISPIPSSSSFKLPNFGSLNTNLSVPQGFCLSRSLQGSLLLLSSAFNAGVSGALTYDEALQQSMTTSSSGDLDLNGILDGIVNFGTENPGIVVGGVSILALPLIFSLFQGKSKPWGVESAKSAYAKLSEDSNAQLLDIRSPVEIRKVGAPDLKGLGKKPVSIAYKGEDKPGFLKKLGLKFKEPQNTTLFILDKYDGSSELVAELVTVNGFKAAFAIKDGAEGPRGWTNSGLPWLTPKPSLSLGSLTDAIAGAFGEDSEGLPAVATAVAAAATGIGLLAFTEMETVLQLLGSAAIIQFVSRKLLYAEDRKKTLQEVDEFFNTKVAPQDLVDELKDIGKAILPLPATEKALPAPAEAAVEVATSSDTVQKAEAVVEPAPETNSVAKQEVKAESLPKISRPLSPYPSVILTSIGFYFLCFFLPKLLVVDCIP, encoded by the exons ATGGAGGCCCTCAATGCAGCAAGTTTAAGCCCCTTGGCTGTTCTTTCCGACAGAAAAAGAGAACCCAAAAAAATCTCCCCAATCccatcttcttcctccttcAAGCTCCCAAATTTTGGTAGTTTAAACACAAATTTATCAGTCCCACAAGGGTTTTGCTTATCAAGAAGCTTACAAGGAAGTTTACTTTTGTTATCTTCAGCATTCAATGCTGGGGTTTCTGGAGCTCTTACTTATGATGAGGCTCTCCAACAATCTATGACCACTTCTTCATCTGGGGATTTAGATTTAAATGGGATTCTTGATGGGATTGTAAATTTTGGAACAGAGAATCCTGGAATTGTTGTTGGCGGTGTTTCTATTTTGGCTCTCCCTTtgattttctctctttttcaagGAAAATCTAAACCATGGGGTGTTGAATCTGCTAAAAGTGCTTATGCGAAATTGAGTGAGGATTCTAATGCTCAGCTACTTGATATTAGATCGCCAGTTGAAATAAGGAAAGTTGGTGCTCCTGATCTTAAGGGTTTGGGTAAAAAACCTGTGTCCATTGCTTACAAAGGTGAAGATAAGCCAGGTTTCTTAAAGAAGCTTGGTTTAAAGTTCAAGGAGCCACAAAATACCACATTGTTCATTTTAGACAA ATATGATGGGAGCTCTGAACTCGTTGCAGAGTTGGTAACTGTGAATGGATTCAAAGCTGCTTTTGCTATTAAAGATGGTGCAGAAGGACCTCGTGGATGGACG AATAGTGGACTACCATGGTTAACACCTAAGCCAAGTTTGAGTCTTGGCAGTCTAACAGATGCCATTGCTGGTGCATTCGGT GAGGATTCTGAAGGTCTGCCTGCTGTTGCTACTGCTGTTGCTGCAGCAGCTACTGGAATAGGTTTATTGGCTTTTACTGAG ATGGAAACAGTTCTCCAACTTCTGGGTTCAGCTGCAATCATTCAGTTTGTGAGCAGGAAACTTCTATATGCCGAG GATCGGAAGAAAACATTACAAGAAGTTGATGAGTTCTTTAATACAAAGGTGGCCCCACAAGATCTTGTCGACGAGTTGAAG GACATTGGAAAGGCTATATTACCTTTACCTGCCACTGAGAAGGCGCTACCTGCACCAGCAGAGGCAGCTGTGGAGGTTGCAACGTCCAGTGACACCGTACAGAAAGCAGAAGCTGTTGTGGAGCCTGCTCCCGAGACAAATTCGGTTGCTAAACAAGAAGTAAAGGCAGAATCACTGCCCAAAATCTCAAGGCCGCTTTCTCCATATCCTTCTGTAATTCTCACATCCattggtttttattttctttgctTTTTTCTTCCCAAGCTTCTAGTTGTAGATTGCATCCCATAA
- the LOC103483198 gene encoding rhodanese-like domain-containing protein 4, chloroplastic isoform X2: protein MEALNAASLSPLAVLSDRKREPKKISPIPSSSSFKLPNFGSLNTNLSVPQGFCLSRSLQGSLLLLSSAFNAGVSGALTYDEALQQSMTTSSSGDLDLNGILDGIVNFGTENPGIVVGGVSILALPLIFSLFQGKSKPWGVESAKSAYAKLSEDSNAQLLDIRSPVEIRKVGAPDLKGLGKKPVSIAYKGEDKPGFLKKLGLKFKEPQNTTLFILDKYDGSSELVAELVTVNGFKAAFAIKDGAEGPRGWTNSGLPWLTPKPSLSLGSLTDAIAGAFGEDSEGLPAVATAVAAAATGIGLLAFTEMETVLQLLGSAAIIQFVSRKLLYAEDRKKTLQEVDEFFNTKVAPQDLVDELKDIGKAILPLPATEKALPAPAEAAVEVATSSDTVQKAEAVVEPAPETNSVAKQEVKAESLPKISRPLSPYPSYPDFRPPTSPTPSQP, encoded by the exons ATGGAGGCCCTCAATGCAGCAAGTTTAAGCCCCTTGGCTGTTCTTTCCGACAGAAAAAGAGAACCCAAAAAAATCTCCCCAATCccatcttcttcctccttcAAGCTCCCAAATTTTGGTAGTTTAAACACAAATTTATCAGTCCCACAAGGGTTTTGCTTATCAAGAAGCTTACAAGGAAGTTTACTTTTGTTATCTTCAGCATTCAATGCTGGGGTTTCTGGAGCTCTTACTTATGATGAGGCTCTCCAACAATCTATGACCACTTCTTCATCTGGGGATTTAGATTTAAATGGGATTCTTGATGGGATTGTAAATTTTGGAACAGAGAATCCTGGAATTGTTGTTGGCGGTGTTTCTATTTTGGCTCTCCCTTtgattttctctctttttcaagGAAAATCTAAACCATGGGGTGTTGAATCTGCTAAAAGTGCTTATGCGAAATTGAGTGAGGATTCTAATGCTCAGCTACTTGATATTAGATCGCCAGTTGAAATAAGGAAAGTTGGTGCTCCTGATCTTAAGGGTTTGGGTAAAAAACCTGTGTCCATTGCTTACAAAGGTGAAGATAAGCCAGGTTTCTTAAAGAAGCTTGGTTTAAAGTTCAAGGAGCCACAAAATACCACATTGTTCATTTTAGACAA ATATGATGGGAGCTCTGAACTCGTTGCAGAGTTGGTAACTGTGAATGGATTCAAAGCTGCTTTTGCTATTAAAGATGGTGCAGAAGGACCTCGTGGATGGACG AATAGTGGACTACCATGGTTAACACCTAAGCCAAGTTTGAGTCTTGGCAGTCTAACAGATGCCATTGCTGGTGCATTCGGT GAGGATTCTGAAGGTCTGCCTGCTGTTGCTACTGCTGTTGCTGCAGCAGCTACTGGAATAGGTTTATTGGCTTTTACTGAG ATGGAAACAGTTCTCCAACTTCTGGGTTCAGCTGCAATCATTCAGTTTGTGAGCAGGAAACTTCTATATGCCGAG GATCGGAAGAAAACATTACAAGAAGTTGATGAGTTCTTTAATACAAAGGTGGCCCCACAAGATCTTGTCGACGAGTTGAAG GACATTGGAAAGGCTATATTACCTTTACCTGCCACTGAGAAGGCGCTACCTGCACCAGCAGAGGCAGCTGTGGAGGTTGCAACGTCCAGTGACACCGTACAGAAAGCAGAAGCTGTTGTGGAGCCTGCTCCCGAGACAAATTCGGTTGCTAAACAAGAAGTAAAGGCAGAATCACTGCCCAAAATCTCAAGGCCGCTTTCTCCATATCCTTCT TATCCAGATTTCAGGCCTCCGACGTCTCCTACACCATCGCAGCCGTAA